The following coding sequences lie in one Dryobates pubescens isolate bDryPub1 chromosome 10, bDryPub1.pri, whole genome shotgun sequence genomic window:
- the HIKESHI gene encoding protein Hikeshi isoform X2 yields MCSVQVQAAPQQVAEDKFVFDLPDYENINHVVVFMLGTIPFPEGMGGSVYFCYPDQSGMAVWQLLGFVTNEKPSAIFKISGLKSGKGSQHPFGAMNLPQTPTVAQIGISVELLENLAQQTPVASAAVSSVDSFTEFTQKMLDNFYNFASSFAVTQAQMTPNPSEAFIPANVVLKWFLLELRGKSMCGLKHGIVCSPLFHTCPQVTRGLLGSDPELEAVVSAQACWCLSSLLHCPVN; encoded by the exons ATGTGTTCAGTGCAG GTACAAGCAGCTCCCCAACAAGTGGCTGAAGACAAATTTGTGTTTGATTTGCCGGACTATGAAAACATCAATCATGTAGTGGTCTTCATGCTGGGAACTATACCATTTCCAGAAGGAATGGGAGGATCTGTCTATTTTTGTTATCCAGACCAGAGCGGAATGGcagtgtggcagctgctggggtttgtCACTAATGAGAAGCCAAGTGCCATCTTCAAAATTTCTGGTTTGAAATCTG GGAAGGGAAGTCAACATCCCTTTGGTGCCATGAACCTCCCTCAGACACCAACGGTGGCCCAGATTGGAATCTcagtggaactgctggagaacCTGGCCCAGCAGACTCCTGTTGCAAGTGCTGCTGTGTCATCAGTAGATTCATTCACTGAG ttCACTCAGAAGATGTTGGATAACTTCTATAACTTTGCTTCATCATTTGCTGTTACTCAGGCACAGATGACCCCAAATCCTTCTGAAGCTTTCATTCCTGCAAATGTAGTTCTGAAATG GTTTCTATTGGAACTGCGGGGCAAATCAATGTGTGGCCTTAAGCATGGAATTGTCTGCAGTCCCCTCTTCCATACCTGTCCACAAGTTACACGTGGCCTGCTGGGAAGTGATCCTGAGTTGGAGGCTGTGGTCTCTGCACAAGCCTGCTGGTGTCTGTCAAGCTTGCTCCACTGTCCTGTGAACTGA
- the HIKESHI gene encoding protein Hikeshi isoform X1, producing MFGCLVAGRLVQAAPQQVAEDKFVFDLPDYENINHVVVFMLGTIPFPEGMGGSVYFCYPDQSGMAVWQLLGFVTNEKPSAIFKISGLKSGKGSQHPFGAMNLPQTPTVAQIGISVELLENLAQQTPVASAAVSSVDSFTEFTQKMLDNFYNFASSFAVTQAQMTPNPSEAFIPANVVLKWFLLELRGKSMCGLKHGIVCSPLFHTCPQVTRGLLGSDPELEAVVSAQACWCLSSLLHCPVN from the exons ATGTTCGGCTGCCTGGTGGCGGGCAGGCTG GTACAAGCAGCTCCCCAACAAGTGGCTGAAGACAAATTTGTGTTTGATTTGCCGGACTATGAAAACATCAATCATGTAGTGGTCTTCATGCTGGGAACTATACCATTTCCAGAAGGAATGGGAGGATCTGTCTATTTTTGTTATCCAGACCAGAGCGGAATGGcagtgtggcagctgctggggtttgtCACTAATGAGAAGCCAAGTGCCATCTTCAAAATTTCTGGTTTGAAATCTG GGAAGGGAAGTCAACATCCCTTTGGTGCCATGAACCTCCCTCAGACACCAACGGTGGCCCAGATTGGAATCTcagtggaactgctggagaacCTGGCCCAGCAGACTCCTGTTGCAAGTGCTGCTGTGTCATCAGTAGATTCATTCACTGAG ttCACTCAGAAGATGTTGGATAACTTCTATAACTTTGCTTCATCATTTGCTGTTACTCAGGCACAGATGACCCCAAATCCTTCTGAAGCTTTCATTCCTGCAAATGTAGTTCTGAAATG GTTTCTATTGGAACTGCGGGGCAAATCAATGTGTGGCCTTAAGCATGGAATTGTCTGCAGTCCCCTCTTCCATACCTGTCCACAAGTTACACGTGGCCTGCTGGGAAGTGATCCTGAGTTGGAGGCTGTGGTCTCTGCACAAGCCTGCTGGTGTCTGTCAAGCTTGCTCCACTGTCCTGTGAACTGA
- the HIKESHI gene encoding protein Hikeshi isoform X4, with protein MFGCLVAGRLVQAAPQQVAEDKFVFDLPDYENINHVVVFMLGTIPFPEGMGGSVYFCYPDQSGMAVWQLLGFVTNEKPSAIFKISGLKSGKGSQHPFGAMNLPQTPTVAQIGISVELLENLAQQTPVASAAVSSVDSFTEFTQKMLDNFYNFASSFAVTQAQMTPNPSEAFIPANVVLKWYENFQRRLTQNPLFWKT; from the exons ATGTTCGGCTGCCTGGTGGCGGGCAGGCTG GTACAAGCAGCTCCCCAACAAGTGGCTGAAGACAAATTTGTGTTTGATTTGCCGGACTATGAAAACATCAATCATGTAGTGGTCTTCATGCTGGGAACTATACCATTTCCAGAAGGAATGGGAGGATCTGTCTATTTTTGTTATCCAGACCAGAGCGGAATGGcagtgtggcagctgctggggtttgtCACTAATGAGAAGCCAAGTGCCATCTTCAAAATTTCTGGTTTGAAATCTG GGAAGGGAAGTCAACATCCCTTTGGTGCCATGAACCTCCCTCAGACACCAACGGTGGCCCAGATTGGAATCTcagtggaactgctggagaacCTGGCCCAGCAGACTCCTGTTGCAAGTGCTGCTGTGTCATCAGTAGATTCATTCACTGAG ttCACTCAGAAGATGTTGGATAACTTCTATAACTTTGCTTCATCATTTGCTGTTACTCAGGCACAGATGACCCCAAATCCTTCTGAAGCTTTCATTCCTGCAAATGTAGTTCTGAAATG GTATGAGAACTTCCAGAGACGTCTGACACAGAACCCTCTGTTCTGGAAAACATGA
- the HIKESHI gene encoding protein Hikeshi isoform X3, which produces MLGTIPFPEGMGGSVYFCYPDQSGMAVWQLLGFVTNEKPSAIFKISGLKSGKGSQHPFGAMNLPQTPTVAQIGISVELLENLAQQTPVASAAVSSVDSFTEFTQKMLDNFYNFASSFAVTQAQMTPNPSEAFIPANVVLKWFLLELRGKSMCGLKHGIVCSPLFHTCPQVTRGLLGSDPELEAVVSAQACWCLSSLLHCPVN; this is translated from the exons ATGCTGGGAACTATACCATTTCCAGAAGGAATGGGAGGATCTGTCTATTTTTGTTATCCAGACCAGAGCGGAATGGcagtgtggcagctgctggggtttgtCACTAATGAGAAGCCAAGTGCCATCTTCAAAATTTCTGGTTTGAAATCTG GGAAGGGAAGTCAACATCCCTTTGGTGCCATGAACCTCCCTCAGACACCAACGGTGGCCCAGATTGGAATCTcagtggaactgctggagaacCTGGCCCAGCAGACTCCTGTTGCAAGTGCTGCTGTGTCATCAGTAGATTCATTCACTGAG ttCACTCAGAAGATGTTGGATAACTTCTATAACTTTGCTTCATCATTTGCTGTTACTCAGGCACAGATGACCCCAAATCCTTCTGAAGCTTTCATTCCTGCAAATGTAGTTCTGAAATG GTTTCTATTGGAACTGCGGGGCAAATCAATGTGTGGCCTTAAGCATGGAATTGTCTGCAGTCCCCTCTTCCATACCTGTCCACAAGTTACACGTGGCCTGCTGGGAAGTGATCCTGAGTTGGAGGCTGTGGTCTCTGCACAAGCCTGCTGGTGTCTGTCAAGCTTGCTCCACTGTCCTGTGAACTGA